The sequence GCGTAGGCGCTGGTGGTGAGGACCAGGACGCGCCGGCGGCCGGCGGCCGCCATCTCCCGCAGGGTGTCGGTCAGATACGGCGCCCAGTTGCGGTTGCCCCAGTAGACCGGCAGGTCCAGGCCGTGTCCGGCGAAGTCCTCGCGCAGGGCCCGGAGCAGGGCGCGGTTCTGGTCGTTGATGGGACTGACCCCGCCGAAGAGGAAGTAGTGCTGCCCCACTTCCTTGAGGCGTTCCTTGGGGATGCCGCGCCCGCGCGTGACGTTCTCCAGGAACGGGACCACGTCGTCCGGGCCTTCGGGGCCGCCGAAGGAGAGCAGGAGCAGGGCGTCGTACGGGGTGGCATCGAGCGCGTCTGGCATGAGTCGATCCTGCCACCCGGCACCGACAGCCGGACAACAGCCGGGCGACGAGTCGGATCAGGGCTGTTTCAGGCGATTTGTCCAGATGCCCATATTGGCGCTTTCCGGACCACCGGCACGGGTTCAGTTAGGTGGCCCTTACTTGTAACCTGTATCGGCGATATTCACGCCTTACCGAGCCGCTTCGGAGACCCCGTGCCCAGCCCCTACAGAGCCTTGTTCGCCGCGCCCGGCACCAAGGCCTTCTCCGCCGCCGGATTCCTCGGCCGGATGCCGCTGTCGATGATGGGCATCGGCGTGGTCACGATGGTCTCCCAGGTCACCGGGCGGTACGGCCTCGCGGGCGCCCTGTCGGCCACTCTCGCGCTGTCCGCCGCCGCCGTCGGACCGCGCGTCTCCCGGCTGGTGGACCGGCACGGACAGCGCCGGGTGCTGCGCCCCGCGACCCTGGTGGCCCTGACCGCGGCGGCCGGGCTGCTGTGCGCGGTCCGGTTCCGGTGGCCGGACTGGGTGCTGTTCGTCTGCGCCGCCGGGACCGGCTCGGTGCCGAGCCTCGGTGCGATGATCCGGTCCCGCTGGGCCGCGCTGTACCGCGGCACGCCCCAGCTGCACACCGCCTACTCGTTCGAGTCGGTGGTGGACGAGGTCTGCTTCATCTTCGGGCCGATCATCTCCATCGGCCTGTCCACGGCCTGGTTCCCGGAGGCGGGCCCGCTGCTGGCGGCCTGCTTCCTCGTGGCCGGCGTCTTCTGGCTGACCGCCCAGCGGGCCACCGAACCGGCGCCGCACCCGCGCGAGGCGCACGACGGCGGCAGCGCCCTGCGCTCGGCGGGACTGCGGGTGCTGGTGGCCACCTTCGTGGCGACCGGGTCGATCTTCGGCGCCGTGGACGTGGTGACCGTCGCCTTCGCCGACGAGCGCGGCCACAAGGGCGCCGCGAGCGTGGTTCTCGCGCTGTACGCGGCCGGTTCCTGTGTGGCCGGCGCGGTCTTCGGGCTGCTGCGCTTCGGCGGGGCGCCGGAACGCCGCTGGCTGCTGGGCGTGGCGGCGATGGCCGTGAGTATGATCCCCCTCCTACTGGTCGGAAACCTGCCGCTTCTGGCCGTGGCGCTGTTCGTTGCGGGGCTGTCCATCGCGCCGACGATGATCACGACGATGTCCCTCATCGAAGAGCACGTACCTCGCGCGCGGCTCACCGAGGGCATGACCTGGGTGAGCACCGGCCTGGCGGTCGGCGTCGCGCTCGGCTCCTCCGCGGCCGGCTGGGCGATCGACGCGGCCGGGGCACGGGCCGGGTACGGGGTTCCGGCCGTGTCCGGGGCCGTCGCGGTCGTGGTCGGTTTCCTCGGGTACCGCCGGCTGCGCAGGCCGCCGGCGGCGGGGCGGGGAGGCACCGTTGAGCAGCACGGCGAGCGGGACGTACGGAACCTGGCGTAACTGGGGCGGCAACGTCCGCGCACGGCCCGCCCGGCAGGTCGCGCCGGCCTCGGTGGAGGAGCTGGCCGCGGCGGTGCGCCGGGCGAGGGAGGACGGCCTGAGGGTGAAGGCGGTCGGCACCGGCCACTCCTTCACCTCGATCGCCGCCACCGACGGCCTCTTGATACGCCCGCAACTGCTGACGGGCATACGCGGGATCGACCGGCGGTCCATGACGGTCACGGTGGAGGCGGGCACTCCGCTCAAGAGACTCAATGCCGCCCTCGCGCGCGAAGGTCTGTCGCTCACCAATATGGGCGACATCATGGAGCAGACCGTCTCCGGGGCCACCAGCACCGGCACCCACGGCACGGGCCGCACGTCCGGCTCCCTCGCCGCGCAGATCAGGGGACTCGAACTGGTCACGGCCGACGGTTCGGTCCTCACCTGCTCCGAGCAGGAGAATTCCGAGGTCTTCGCCGCCGCCCGGCTGGGCCTGGGCGCCCTGGGCGTCGTCACCGCGATCACGTTCGCCGTCGAACCCCTCTTCCTCCTGACCGCGCGGGAAGAGCCGATGCCGCTGGAACGGGTCCTGTCCGAGTTCGACCAGCTGTGGGCGGAGAACGAGCACTTCGAGTTCTACTGGTTCCCGCACACCGGGAACACCAACACCAAGCGCAACAACCGCAGCGCCGGTCCCGAACGCCCCGTGGGACGGCTGGCCGGCTGGTTCGAGGACGAGTTCCTGTCCAACGGGGTCTTCCAGGCGGCCCAGTGGGTCGGCCGCGCCGCGCCGGCCACCGTTCCGGGCATCGCGCGGATCTCCAGCAGGGCCCTGTCCGCGCGGACGTACA comes from Streptomyces sp. SCL15-4 and encodes:
- a CDS encoding D-arabinono-1,4-lactone oxidase, which encodes MSSTASGTYGTWRNWGGNVRARPARQVAPASVEELAAAVRRAREDGLRVKAVGTGHSFTSIAATDGLLIRPQLLTGIRGIDRRSMTVTVEAGTPLKRLNAALAREGLSLTNMGDIMEQTVSGATSTGTHGTGRTSGSLAAQIRGLELVTADGSVLTCSEQENSEVFAAARLGLGALGVVTAITFAVEPLFLLTAREEPMPLERVLSEFDQLWAENEHFEFYWFPHTGNTNTKRNNRSAGPERPVGRLAGWFEDEFLSNGVFQAAQWVGRAAPATVPGIARISSRALSARTYTDIPYKVFTSPRRVRFVEMEYAVPRAALVETLRELRAVIDRSGLRISFPVEVRTAPADDITLSTASGRDSAYIAVHMFRGTPYQAYFTAAERVFTAHEGRPHWGKVHTRDAEYFSRVYPRFGEFTALRDRLDPDRLFQNDYLRRVLGA
- a CDS encoding MFS transporter: MPSPYRALFAAPGTKAFSAAGFLGRMPLSMMGIGVVTMVSQVTGRYGLAGALSATLALSAAAVGPRVSRLVDRHGQRRVLRPATLVALTAAAGLLCAVRFRWPDWVLFVCAAGTGSVPSLGAMIRSRWAALYRGTPQLHTAYSFESVVDEVCFIFGPIISIGLSTAWFPEAGPLLAACFLVAGVFWLTAQRATEPAPHPREAHDGGSALRSAGLRVLVATFVATGSIFGAVDVVTVAFADERGHKGAASVVLALYAAGSCVAGAVFGLLRFGGAPERRWLLGVAAMAVSMIPLLLVGNLPLLAVALFVAGLSIAPTMITTMSLIEEHVPRARLTEGMTWVSTGLAVGVALGSSAAGWAIDAAGARAGYGVPAVSGAVAVVVGFLGYRRLRRPPAAGRGGTVEQHGERDVRNLA